One genomic segment of Nonomuraea coxensis DSM 45129 includes these proteins:
- a CDS encoding neutral zinc metallopeptidase has protein sequence MRFPSIKRALVLAAVLAISLPPAPAGAAVQDPFPGKAGRLPVTSCPETAISSGGIPRTREYLQTVVTCLNTSWRAYFAKAGRAFAKPVVRYFDEPADRVCGGDWPAQAAAFYCVERRTLVFPLTGPWIENRTDLYPLKVAAHEYGHHVQRLLGVGLPKARESAARRRYELQADCLAGVFLGSVRGSLGRTGQDWAALVETARASGDDFDGVRSHGKGVNRARWLERGRQAVSPAACDTWSAPAGHVA, from the coding sequence GTGCGGTTCCCTTCGATCAAGCGCGCCCTTGTCCTCGCCGCGGTCCTGGCGATCTCCCTGCCGCCCGCTCCGGCCGGGGCCGCCGTCCAGGATCCGTTCCCCGGGAAGGCGGGCAGGCTGCCGGTCACCTCGTGCCCGGAGACTGCGATCAGCTCCGGGGGGATCCCGCGGACCCGGGAATACCTCCAGACCGTCGTCACGTGCCTCAACACGTCGTGGCGGGCGTACTTCGCGAAGGCGGGGCGGGCGTTCGCGAAGCCCGTGGTGCGGTACTTCGACGAGCCCGCCGACCGGGTGTGCGGCGGGGACTGGCCCGCGCAGGCGGCGGCGTTCTACTGCGTGGAGCGGCGCACGCTCGTCTTCCCGCTCACCGGGCCCTGGATCGAGAACCGCACGGACCTCTATCCGCTCAAGGTGGCCGCCCACGAGTACGGCCACCACGTGCAACGCCTCCTGGGCGTCGGCCTCCCGAAGGCGCGTGAGAGCGCGGCGCGGCGCCGGTACGAGTTGCAGGCCGACTGCCTCGCGGGCGTGTTCCTGGGCAGCGTGCGGGGCTCGCTGGGGCGCACCGGGCAGGACTGGGCGGCCCTGGTGGAGACCGCCAGGGCGAGCGGTGACGACTTCGACGGCGTCCGCAGCCACGGCAAGGGCGTCAACCGCGCCCGCTGGCTGGAGCGCGGCCGCCAGGCGGTCTCCCCCGCCGCGTGTGACACCTGGTCCGCGCCGGCCGGGCACGTCGCTTAG
- a CDS encoding type II toxin-antitoxin system PemK/MazF family toxin, which produces MKLTQGEIWFTRYDRQPAGREQGFDRPAMILSNDSFNRSRLGLVLVAPLTSREREYPTHIRLDPGDTGLAKPSWAMIEQVRAISPDRFDFLVGHAPEKVVAQAITVLLRML; this is translated from the coding sequence ATGAAACTCACCCAAGGTGAGATCTGGTTCACTCGCTACGACAGACAGCCGGCAGGGCGCGAGCAGGGGTTCGACCGACCCGCGATGATTCTCAGCAACGACAGCTTCAACCGGTCCAGACTCGGCCTGGTCCTGGTGGCTCCGCTGACGTCGCGAGAGCGCGAATATCCCACGCACATCCGGCTGGATCCCGGCGACACCGGACTGGCCAAGCCGAGCTGGGCAATGATCGAGCAGGTGCGGGCCATATCCCCCGACCGGTTCGACTTCCTCGTGGGGCATGCGCCCGAGAAGGTCGTTGCCCAGGCGATCACTGTGCTGCTGCGGATGTTGTGA